Proteins from a genomic interval of Equus quagga isolate Etosha38 chromosome 11, UCLA_HA_Equagga_1.0, whole genome shotgun sequence:
- the CNTROB gene encoding centrobin, producing the protein MATSPTNPGSPLGAEDLLSDSSEAPGLDQVSSEVTSQLYTSLHLSRQAEATARAQLYLPSTSPPLDGLAQELSHSLSLGLENNLKKKDGSKHIFEMESVRGQLQSMLQTSRDTAYRDPLTTGAGSERREEDSFDSDSTATLLNTRPLQDLSLSSSAQALEELFPRYASLRPGPPLNPPDFQGLRDALDSEHTRRKHCERHIQSLQTRVLELQQQLAVAVTADRKKDIMIEQLDKTLARVVEGWNRHEAERTEVLRGLQEERQAAELTRSKQQETVTRLEQSLSEAVEALNREQEGARLQQRERETLEEERQALTLSLELEQQRCRALQEERDEARAGQLSEHRQLETLQVALEEERQTRAQQEHQLKERYQALQEEGQAQLEREKGNTQREAQAAREAQQQLALVQSEVRRLEGELDTARRERDALQLEMSLVQARYESQRLQIESELAVQVEQQVTERLAQAQESSLRQAASLREHHRKQLQDLNEQHQQELSTQLAQFKVEMAEREERQQQVAQDYELRLAREQARGRELQNRSQQLEEQRLELVERLQAMLQAHWEEANQLLSTTTPPPNPPVPTASPSSPGPREPEKGERRIWTVPPVAVALKPVLQQSREARDALPGVPPDLCSSSPDLSLLLGPAFQSQHSFQPLEPKPDLTSSSAGAFHPDHRAERPFPEEDPGSDGDGFLKQGLPPVSQLEGLKHLLHQLLETVPQNNENPSVDLLPPKSGPLTVPSWEEAPQVPRLPPPVHKTKVPLAMASSLFRVHELPSTHSQGSGPSGGSSERGGDGLASSRQLMEVSQLLRLYQARGWGALPPEDLLLYLKRLEPSRTDSQGDNVPRRNTDSRLGEIPRKEIPSQALPRRLATAPKTERPPARKKSGHPAPSSMRSRGGIWR; encoded by the exons ATGGCAACATCACCTACCAACCCTGGTTCACCTCTGGGGGCTGAGGATCTCCTGAGTGATTCATCAGAAGCCCCTGGGCTGGACCAGGTGTCCTCTGAAGTGACCTCCCAGCTCTATACTTCTTTGCACCTTAGTCGTCAGGCAGAGGCCACAGCCCGAGCCCAGCTGTATTTACCCTCCACTTCTCCACCTCTAGATGGCTTGGCCCAAGAGCTGAGTCACAGCTTGTCACTTGGCTTGGAGAACAACTTGAAGAAAAAG GATGGTTCCAAGCATATCTTTGAGATGGAAAGTGTTAGGGGTCAGCTCCAGAGCATGCTCCAAACCTCACGTGATACAGCCTATC GGGATCCCCTCACTACAGGTGCTGGCTCAGAGAGGCGGGAAGAGGACTCCTTTGATAGTGACAGCACAGCCACCTTGCTTAA CACCCGGCCCCTGCAAGATTTGTCTCTGTCTAGCTCAGCCCAAGCCCTGGAGGAGTTGTTTCCTCGCTACGCCAGCCTTCGGCCAGGGCCCCCACTCAATCCTCCGGATTTTCAGGGCCTGAGAGATGCACTGGATTCAGAGCATACTCGTCGCAAG CATTGTGAGCGCCATATTCAGAGCCTGCAGACCCGAGTGCTAGAGCTACAGCAACAGTTAGCTGTGGCTGTGACTGCCGACCGCAAGAAAGATATCATGATCGAACAACTGGACAAG ACCCTGGCCCGAGTGGTGGAGGGCTGGAACCGGCATGAAGCTGAGCGGACAGAGGTACTTCGGGGACTCCAGGAGGAGCGCCAGGCAGCTGAACTCACTAGAAGTAAACAGCAAGAG ACAGTAACCCGCCTGGAACAAAGCCTTTCTGAGGCCGTGGAGGCCCTGAATCGTGAACAGGAAGGTGCCAGACTGCAGCAACGCGAAAGAGAGACACTG GAAGAGGAAAGGCAAGCTCTAACCCTGAGCTTGGAGCTAGAACAGCAGCGGTGCCGGGCCCTGCAGGAAGAACGAGATGAGGCTCGGGCTGGGCAACTCAGTGAGCATCGCCAGTTGGAGACACTTCAGGTTGCCCTAGAAGAAGAACGGCAGACCCGGGCCCAGCAAGAGCACCAGCTTAAGGAACGCTACCAGGCACTGCAGGAGGAGGGCCAGGCTCAGTTGGAAAGGGAGAAG GGGAACACCCAGAGGGAGGCCCAGGCAGCCCGGGAGGCCCAGCAGCAGTTGGCATTGGTGCAGTCGGAGGTGCGGCGGTTGGAAGGAGAGCTGGATACGGCtcggagagagagagatgccctGCAGCTGGAAATGAGCTTGGTgcag GCCCGCTATGAAAGCCAGCGACTCCAGATAGAATCTGAGCTGGCTGTGCAGGTGGAGCAGCAGGTGACAGAGCGTCTGGCACAGGCTCAGGAGAGCAGCCTGCGGCAAGCCGCCTCTCTGAGGGAACATCACAG GAAGCAGCTTCAGGATCTAAATGAACAGCACCAGCAGGAATTGTCCACTCAGTTGGCTCAGTTCAAGGTGGAAATGGCAGAACGAGAGGAAAGGCAGCAGCAGGTGGCTCAGGACTATGAGCTCAG ACTGGCCCGGGAGCAGGCGCGAGGGCGGGAGTTGCAGAACCGGAGCCAGCAGCTGGAGGAACAGCGGCTGGAGCTGGTCGAGCGACTCCAAGCCATGCTGCAAGCCCACTGGGAGGAGGCAAACCAGCTGCTCAGCACCACCACCCCACCTCCTAACCCCCCA GTTCCTactgccagcccctccagccctgggcctcGGGAACCggagaagggggagaggaggatcTGGACTGTGCCTCCCGTGGCTGTGGCCCTGAAGCCGGTGTTGCAGCAGAGCCGGGAAGCAAGGGACGCGCTGCCTGGAGTGCCGCCTGATCTCTGCAGCTCCTCCCCAGATCTTAGCCTCCTGCTGGGCCCCGCTTTCCAAAGCCAACATTCCTTCCAGCCCCTAGAGCCAAAGCCAGATCTCACTTCCTCCTCAG CTGGGGCCTTCCATCCCGATCACAGGGCGGAACGGCCATTCCCTGAGGAAGATCCTGGATCTGATGGGGATGGCTTCCTAAAGCAAGGGCTGCCACCCGTTTCTCAGCTGGAGGGCCTCAAGCATCTTTTGCACCAA CTGCTAGAGACAGTACCCCAGAACAATGAGAACCCGTCTGTTGACCTGTTGCCCCCTAAGTCTG GTCCTCTGACTGTACCGTCTTGGGAGGAAGCCCCTCAAGTGCCACGCCTGCCACCCCCTGTCCATAAAACTAAAGTGCCCTTAGCCATGGCATCTAGTCTTTTCCGGGTCCATGAGCTTCCCTCAACTCATTCACAGGGCAGTGGTCCCAGTGGTGGTTCGTCAGAGAGAG GTGGAGATGGGCTCGCATCCTCAAGGCAGCTGATGGAGGTGTCTCAGCTGTTACGACTATACCAAGCTCGGGGCTGGGGGGCACTGCCCCCTGAGGATCTGCTGCTCTACCTGAAGAGGCTGGAGCCCAGCAG GACTGACAGCCAAGGGGATAATGTCCCCAGAAGGAACACAGACTCCCGCTTGGGTGAGATCCC
- the TRAPPC1 gene encoding trafficking protein particle complex subunit 1, which produces MTSSAQELSVAAVHTASGTWEPDALARFGDHGLAERGFGAESLLRRSSMTVHNLYLFDRNGVCLHYSEWHRKKQAGIPKEEEYKLMYGMLFSIRSFVSKMSPLDMKDGFLAFQTSRYKLHYYETPTGIKVVMNTDLGVGPIRDVLHHIYSALYVELVVKNPLCPLGQTVQSELFRSRLDSYVRSLPFFSARAG; this is translated from the exons ATGACGTCATCAGCCCAGGAGCTCTCAGTCGCTGCGGTTCATACAGCCTCTGGAACCTGGGAGCCTGACGCGCTTGCGCGCTTTGGCGACCATGGATTGGCTGAGAGAGGTTTTGGGGCGGAGTCACTGCTCCGCCGCAGCAGC ATGACCGTCCACAACCTATACCTGTTTGATCGGAATGGAGTATGTCTGCATTACAGCGAGTGGCACCGCAAGAAACAAGCGGGGATCCCCAAGGAGGAG gagTACAAGCTGATGTATGGGATGCTCTTCTCTATCCGCTCGTTTGTCAGCAAGATGTCACCGCTAGACAT GAAGGACGGCTTCCTGGCCTTCCAAACCAGCCGCTACAAACTCCATTACTACGAGACGCCCACTGGAATCAAGGTTGTCATGAATACTGACTTGGGCGTGGGACCCATCCGAGATGTGCTGCACCACATCTACAGTGCG CTGTATGTGGAGCTGGTGGTGAAGAATCCCCTGTGCCCGCTGGGCCAAACTgtgcagagtgagctcttccgcTCCCGACTAGACTCCTACGTCCGCTCTCTGCCCTTCTTCTCCGCCCGGGCTGGCTGA
- the RNF227 gene encoding RING finger protein 227: MQLLVRVPSLPERGELDCNVCYRPFNRGGRAPRRLPGTARARCGHTLCTACLRELAARGDGSGAAARVARLRRVVTCPFCRASTPLPRGGVTEVAVDRDLWSQLEERARAKCGPDKTGGSVREGGNADGEADDEEEESEETRRKPRSRGWRVLRRLWDTVLAPARRWRRPLPSNVLYCLEIKDFAHMTRCTL; encoded by the exons ATGCAGCTCCTGGTGAGGGTGCCGTCTCTTCCTGAGCGAGGCGAGCTGGACTGCAACGTCTGCTACCGGCCCTTCAACCGAGGGGGCCGCGCGCCCCGCCGCCTGCCCGGCACGGCGCGCGCCCGCTGCGGCCACACGCTCTGCACCGCCTGCCTGCGGGAGCTGGCGGCGCGCGGCGACGGCAGCGGGGCGGCCGCGCGTGTGGCGCGCCTGCGCCGCGTCGTCACGTGCCCCTTCTGCCGCGCGTCCACGCCGCTCCCGCGGGGCGGCGTCACGGAAGTCGCTGTCGACCGGGACTTGTGGTCGCAGTTGGAGGAGAGAGCGCGGGCCAAGTGCGGGCCAGATAAGACGGGTGGCTCGGTCAGGGAAGGCGGCAACGCCGACGGAGAGGCCGACGACGAGGAAGAAGAAAGCGAGGAGACGAGAAGAAAGCCGAGGAGCAGGGGATGGCGCGTGCTCCGGCGGCTCTGGGACACGGTGCTGGCGCCCGCGCGCCGCTGGCGGCGCCCGCTGCCTAGCAACG TGCTGTACTGTCTGGAGATCAAGGACTTCGCCCACATGACCCGCTGCACGCTGTAG
- the KCNAB3 gene encoding voltage-gated potassium channel subunit beta-3 isoform X2, whose amino-acid sequence MLISWDGCGRGWAPSGSRCGSGWGGISPPPSSSLGPYSLRVALDLYPHPFPLLPPGPSAPVPEYLHSWRPPRFSPPAANPATSSSPPPRPRSAWRLPPQPPQPPQPSSFPRARATTPPGVRPRASLCPPPAPSEPPPPPWPASMQVSIACTEQNLRSRSSEDRLCGPRPGPGGGNGGPVGGGHGNPPGGGGSGPKARAALVPRPPAPAGALRESTGRGTGMKYRNLGKSGLRVSCLGLGTWVTFGSQISDETAEDVLTVAYEHGVNLFDTAEVYAAGKAERTLGNILKSKGWRRSSYVITTKIFWGGQAETERGLSRKHIIEGLRGSLERLQLGYVDIVFANRSDPNSPMEEIVRAMTYVINQGLALYWGTSRWGAAEIMEAYSMARQFNLIPPVCEQAEYHLFQREKVEMQLPELYHKIGVGSVTLSPLACGLITSKYDGRIPDTCRATIKGYQWLKDKVQSEDGKKQQAKVMDLLPMAHQLGCTVAQLAIAWCLRSEGVSSVLLGVLSAEQLVEHLGALQVLSQLTPQTVMEIDGLLGNKLHSKK is encoded by the exons ATGTTGATTAGCTGGGACGGCTGCGGACGCGGCTGGGCGCCTAGCGGGTCCCGCTGCGGTTCTGGCTGGGGTGGCATCTCTCCTCCGCCCTCATCGTCCCTAGGTCCTTACTCGCTGAGAGTCGCCCTCGACCTTTACCCTCATCCATTTCCACTTCTTCCTCCCGGCCCCAGTGCCCCCGTACCCGAATATCTCCACTCGTGGCGCCCCCCGCGTTTCTCCCCTCCCGCGGCAAACCCCGCGACCTCCAGCAGTCCGCCCCCGCGGCCCAGATCGGCCTGGAGGCTCCCGCCGCAGCCGCCTCAGCCGCCTCAGCCTTCCAGCTTTCCCAGGGCTCGCGCCACTACACCCCCGGGGGTCCGCCCTCGGGCTTCCctgtgccctcctcctgccccctcggagccccctcccccgccctggCCAGCCAGCATGCAGGTGTCTATCGCGTGTACCGAGCAGAACCTTCGCAGCCGGAGCAGTGAGGACCGTCTGTGTGGACCCCGGCCGGGCCCCGGGGGCGGTAATGGCGGGCCGGTCGGCGGGGGGCATGGGAATCCTCCCGGGGGCGGAGGATCAGGCCCCAAGGCCCGGGCGGCACTGGTACCCAGACCCCCAGCACCTGCTGGGGCCCTCCGAGAGAGCACCGGCAGAGGCACTGGCATGAAATACAG GAACCTAGGAAAGTCTGGGCTTCGGGTGTCCTGTCTTGGCCTAG GTACCTGGGTCACATTTGGTTCTCAGATCTCGGATGAG ACAGCAGAGGATGTGCTGACAGTAGCCTATGAGCATGGTGTAAACCTGTTTGACACTGCCGAAGTGTACGCAGCAGGAAA GGCTGAAAGAACCCTAGGCAACATCCTCAAGAGCAAAGGTTGGAG gaGATCAAGCTATGTCATCACCACCaagattttttgggggggaca GGCAGAAACTGAGCGAGGCTTGAGCCGCAAACACATCATTGAGG GCTTGCGAGGATCCCTGGAACGCCTCCAGCTGGGATATGTAGACATCGTCTTTGCCAATCGTTCAGACCCCAACAGTCCCATGGAGG AGATTGTGCGAGCCATGACCTACGTCATCAACCAGGGCCTGGCCCTTTACTGGGGGACATCCCGATGGGGGGCTGCAGAAATCATG gAGGCCTACTCAATGGCCAGACAGTTCAATCTGATTCCTCCAGTGTGTGAACAAGCTGAGTACCATCTGtttcagagagagaaggtggagatgCAGCTGCCAGAGCTCTACCACAAGATTG GTGTTGGCTCAGTTACCTTGTCCCCTCTGGCCTGTGGGCTCATCACTAGCAAATATGATGGACGCATCCCAGATACCTGCAGGGCCACCATCAAA GGATATCAGTGGCTCAAAGACAAAGTGCAGAGTGAGGATGGCAAGAAGCAACAAGCCAAAGTCATGGACCTTCTCCCCATGGCTCACCAGCTTGGCTGCACTGTGGCACAGCTTGCTATTG CGTGGTGTCTCCGCAGTGAGGGTGTCAGCTCCGTCTTGCTTGGGGTGTTGAGCGCAGAGCAGCTGGTAGAACACCTGGGCGCCCTACAG GTGCTGAGCCAGCTGACCCCGCAGACAGTGATGGAGATAGACGGGCTCCTGGGCAACAAACTGCATTCCAAGAAGTAG
- the KCNAB3 gene encoding voltage-gated potassium channel subunit beta-3 isoform X1: MLISWDGCGRGWAPSGSRCGSGWGGISPPPSSSLGPYSLRVALDLYPHPFPLLPPGPSAPVPEYLHSWRPPRFSPPAANPATSSSPPPRPRSAWRLPPQPPQPPQPSSFPRARATTPPGVRPRASLCPPPAPSEPPPPPWPASMQVSIACTEQNLRSRSSEDRLCGPRPGPGGGNGGPVGGGHGNPPGGGGSGPKARAALVPRPPAPAGALRESTGRGTGMKYRNLGKSGLRVSCLGLGTWVTFGSQISDETAEDVLTVAYEHGVNLFDTAEVYAAGKAERTLGNILKSKGWRRSSYVITTKIFWGGQAETERGLSRKHIIEGLRGSLERLQLGYVDIVFANRSDPNSPMEEIVRAMTYVINQGLALYWGTSRWGAAEIMEAYSMARQFNLIPPVCEQAEYHLFQREKVEMQLPELYHKIGVGSVTLSPLACGLITSKYDGRIPDTCRATIKGYQWLKDKVQSEDGKKQQAKVMDLLPMAHQLGCTVAQLAIGAEPADPADSDGDRRAPGQQTAFQEVARRGRSRREGRSLLPRSHHRLPPGPTPPRSGQS, translated from the exons ATGTTGATTAGCTGGGACGGCTGCGGACGCGGCTGGGCGCCTAGCGGGTCCCGCTGCGGTTCTGGCTGGGGTGGCATCTCTCCTCCGCCCTCATCGTCCCTAGGTCCTTACTCGCTGAGAGTCGCCCTCGACCTTTACCCTCATCCATTTCCACTTCTTCCTCCCGGCCCCAGTGCCCCCGTACCCGAATATCTCCACTCGTGGCGCCCCCCGCGTTTCTCCCCTCCCGCGGCAAACCCCGCGACCTCCAGCAGTCCGCCCCCGCGGCCCAGATCGGCCTGGAGGCTCCCGCCGCAGCCGCCTCAGCCGCCTCAGCCTTCCAGCTTTCCCAGGGCTCGCGCCACTACACCCCCGGGGGTCCGCCCTCGGGCTTCCctgtgccctcctcctgccccctcggagccccctcccccgccctggCCAGCCAGCATGCAGGTGTCTATCGCGTGTACCGAGCAGAACCTTCGCAGCCGGAGCAGTGAGGACCGTCTGTGTGGACCCCGGCCGGGCCCCGGGGGCGGTAATGGCGGGCCGGTCGGCGGGGGGCATGGGAATCCTCCCGGGGGCGGAGGATCAGGCCCCAAGGCCCGGGCGGCACTGGTACCCAGACCCCCAGCACCTGCTGGGGCCCTCCGAGAGAGCACCGGCAGAGGCACTGGCATGAAATACAG GAACCTAGGAAAGTCTGGGCTTCGGGTGTCCTGTCTTGGCCTAG GTACCTGGGTCACATTTGGTTCTCAGATCTCGGATGAG ACAGCAGAGGATGTGCTGACAGTAGCCTATGAGCATGGTGTAAACCTGTTTGACACTGCCGAAGTGTACGCAGCAGGAAA GGCTGAAAGAACCCTAGGCAACATCCTCAAGAGCAAAGGTTGGAG gaGATCAAGCTATGTCATCACCACCaagattttttgggggggaca GGCAGAAACTGAGCGAGGCTTGAGCCGCAAACACATCATTGAGG GCTTGCGAGGATCCCTGGAACGCCTCCAGCTGGGATATGTAGACATCGTCTTTGCCAATCGTTCAGACCCCAACAGTCCCATGGAGG AGATTGTGCGAGCCATGACCTACGTCATCAACCAGGGCCTGGCCCTTTACTGGGGGACATCCCGATGGGGGGCTGCAGAAATCATG gAGGCCTACTCAATGGCCAGACAGTTCAATCTGATTCCTCCAGTGTGTGAACAAGCTGAGTACCATCTGtttcagagagagaaggtggagatgCAGCTGCCAGAGCTCTACCACAAGATTG GTGTTGGCTCAGTTACCTTGTCCCCTCTGGCCTGTGGGCTCATCACTAGCAAATATGATGGACGCATCCCAGATACCTGCAGGGCCACCATCAAA GGATATCAGTGGCTCAAAGACAAAGTGCAGAGTGAGGATGGCAAGAAGCAACAAGCCAAAGTCATGGACCTTCTCCCCATGGCTCACCAGCTTGGCTGCACTGTGGCACAGCTTGCTATTG GTGCTGAGCCAGCTGACCCCGCAGACAGTGATGGAGATAGACGGGCTCCTGGGCAACAAACTGCATTCCAAGAAGTAGCCCGTCGGGGGCGCAGCCGAAGGGAAGGGCGCAGCCTACTTCCCCGCAGCCACCACCGCCTCCCTCCCGGTCCGACCCCTCCTCGCAGCGGCCAGAGTTAG